A stretch of the Argentina anserina chromosome 6, drPotAnse1.1, whole genome shotgun sequence genome encodes the following:
- the LOC126800063 gene encoding long chain base biosynthesis protein 2a: MIAIPYLTALTTYFSYGLLFAFGQIRDFFRKFIDWWSSTNVQGYAPICLGLEDFYIRRLYLRIQDCFNRPIASAPDAWFDVVERYSNDYNKTLKLTSNTSRCLNLGSYNYLGFAASDEYCTPRAIQTLRKYSPSTCSSRVDGGTTLLHNQLEECVASFVGKPAAIVFGMGYVTNSAILPVLMGKGGLIVSDSLNHNSIVNGARGSGASICVFQHNTPSHLDEVLREQIAEGQPRTRRPWKKIIVIVEGIYSMEGELCKLPEIIAICKKYKVYTYLDEAHSIGAVGKSGRGVCELLGVDTADVDIMMGTFTKSFGSCGGYIAGSKDLIQYLKYTCPAHLYATSISPPAAEQIISSIKVLLGEDGSNRGAQKLARIRENSNFFRSELQKMGFEVLGDNDSPVMPIMLYNPAKIPAFSRECLKQNVAVVTVAFPATPLLLARARICISASHTREDLQKALDVIGRVGDLVGIKYFPAEPKKLEEEERVLKLD; this comes from the exons ATGATTGCAATTCCGTATTTGACCGCGTTAACGACCTACTTCAGCTATGGCCTCCTCTTCGCCTTTGGCCAAATCCGTGATTTCTTCAGAAAATTCATCGACTGGTGGAGCTCCACTAACGTCCAG GGCTATGCTCCAATCTGCTTAGGACTTGAAGATTTCTACATCCGCCGACTCTATCTTCGAATTCAG GACTGTTTTAATAGGCCGATTGCAAGTGCTCCTGATGCTTGGTTTGATGTTGTCGAACGTTACTCCAATGACTATAACAAGACACTCAA ACTCACCTCAAACACCAGTCGATGCCTCAACTTGGGATCCTATAACTACCTTGGCTTTGCTGCTTCGGATGAATACTGCACTCCCCGCGCCATCCAGACTTTGAGAAAGTATTCTCCCAGTACCTGTAGTAGCCGAGTTGATGGCG GCACTACGCTTTTGCACAATCAACTGGAGGAATGTGTTGCAAGTTTTGTTGGCAAACCTGCTGCTATAGTTTTCGGCATGGGTTATGTCACCAACTCCGCAATCCTTCCTGTTCTCATGGGAAAG GGAGGTTTGATTGTTAgtgattctttgaatcataacTCCATTGTTAACGGCGCGCGAGGATCCGGGGCATCCATTTGTGTCTTCCAACACAATA CTCCCTCCCATTTGGATGAAGTTTTGAGAGAACAGATAGCAGAGGGGCAGCCTAGGACCCGCAGGCCTTGGAAAAAGATTATTGTCATTGTGGAGGGCATATATAGCATGGAGGGGGAGCTTTGCAAACTTCCTGAGATTATTGCAATCtgcaagaaatataag GTCTATACATATTTGGATGAGGCTCACAGTATTGGAGCTGTAGGGAAATCAGGACGAGGTGTTTGTGAGCTCTTGGGAGTAGATACAGCTGATGTAGATATCATGATGGGAACATTTACCAAATCCTTCGGATCATGTGGCGGCTATATTGCAGGATCAAAG GACCTCATCCAGTACCTGAAGTACACTTGCCCTGCTCATCTTTATGCAACTTCCATATCACCACCTGCTGCAGAACAAATTATTTCATCCATAAAGGTCTTACTCGGTGAAGATGGTTCCAACAGAG GTGCCCAGAAACTTGCACGAATAAGAGAGAATAGCAACTTTTTCAGGTCAGAACTGCAGAAAATGGGTTTTGAAGTTTTGGGGGATAATGACTCCCCAGTAATGCCAATTATGCTTTACAACCCGGCCAAAATTCCAGCATTCTCACGGGAGTGCCTGAAACAGAAT GTGGCTGTCGTGACAGTAGCATTTCCTGCAACCCCACTACTGTTGGCAAGGGCACGCATCTGTATATCTGCCTCTCATACAAGGGAAGACCTGCAGAAAGCCTTAGAC GTTATTGGCAGAGTAGGTGATCTGGTAGGTATAAAATACTTCCCTGCTGAGCCAAAGAAgctggaagaagaagagagggtgCTGAAGCTAGACTGA
- the LOC126800068 gene encoding uncharacterized protein LOC126800068 translates to MAETKDHEETTLPAKRKPDPSSEDQADYPTKSQKLHLSGSSSEATTQQSSLTEVELQANADPQVEDEEDEEDYKEEEEEEDGEDSNGNSEVDPKGKGTMRADKGKGILIEEDEDEDGEDSSDSSSSSSSDGGSEFEDGDSDLSDDPLAEVDLDNILPSRTRRRQVQPGVYIRSDNNQDDDSDDSDD, encoded by the coding sequence ATGGCCGAAACTAAGGACCACGAAGAAACCACATTGCCCGCCAAGCGAAAACCCGATCCCTCCTCCGAAGACCAAGCCGACTACCCCACCAAATCCCAGAAGCTTCATCTCTCCGGCAGCAGCTCTGAAGCAACAACCCAACAATCCTCACTCACTGAAGTTGAACTACAAGCCAATGCAGATCCCCAAGTTGAAGACGAGGAGGACGAAGAGGAttacaaagaagaagaagaagaggaagatggtGAAGACTCAAATGGGAATTCCGAGGTGGATCCTAAGGGGAAGGGGACTATGAGAGCTGATAAGGGCAAAGGTATACTCattgaagaagacgaagatgaAGACGGCGAGGACAGCAGcgactcctcctcctccagcAGCAGCGACGGTGGAAGCGAATTCGAAGATGGGGACAGCGATTTATCGGACGATCCTCTCGCTGAAGTCGATTTGGACAACATTCTTCCTTCAAGGACTCGAAGACGGCAGGTTCAGCCTGGGGTTTACATTCGAAGTGATAACAACCAAGACGATGACAGTGATGATAGCGATGATTAG